One genomic window of Glycine max cultivar Williams 82 chromosome 16, Glycine_max_v4.0, whole genome shotgun sequence includes the following:
- the LOC100797355 gene encoding uncharacterized protein isoform X2: MSSTQSKPSSVNARGMALPSEPHRRRRHNHNHISTFLQSTASNFASLFNPPNPPSLTLPHPPTSVSLPLFFAPPLSGSSTVDSATSKPAHPPAKSVRIARLGANGKGGGGPVFLGEVFSLCDLSGTGLIAASKHFGIPFISERTPEWLKKIFAPITKSERNGPVFRFFIDLEDAVSYVEKLNIPSCVVGAFRLDLAYKQFKEKPHLFQFVPNEKQVKAANKLLKTISEHGDKKKVDGVPVFGAQNLDIAIATTDGIKCSGSKFSTKAWKVNILCLHYCSLFNQRRRDVVDDNLAAEVIEEMSDRLGEPPEVQELLDEMGHPSIPLSVISKAAGLQFQYTVDKVLLGNRWLRKATGIQPKFPYMVDSFERRSEASLLRATESSSCLENSKVEDDRQISECLDSSNCSLDGNTEAIKQPSPSLSLPFGNWFHHLWPKQCREKASSSRKGVNKEEMKPRPILPKVTMVGLSTEEAGQTSKANLKKTMDDLTRELEKTELDIMTDGGSKECKVEDRDPLFVANGGNYYSSMRRKPGSGR; this comes from the exons ATGAGTTCAACTCAATCCAAACCTTCATCCGTCAATGCCCGTGGCATGGCTCTGCCGTCCGAGCCTCACCGCCGTCGCcgccacaaccacaaccacatCTCCACCTTCCTCCAATCCACCGCCTCCAACTTCGCCTCTCTCTTCAACCCCCCAAACCCTCCCTCCCTGACTCTCCCGCACCCGCCCACCTCCGTCTCCCTCCCTCTCTTCTTCGCGCCTCCGCTCTCCGGTTCCTCCACCGTGGACTCAGCCACTTCCAAGCCCGCCCATCCCCCAGCAAAGTCAGTCCGCATCGCGCGGCTTGGTGCCAATGGAAAAGGCGGCGGCGGGCCAGTCTTCTTGGGGGAGGTGTTCAGCTTGTGCGACCTCTCCGGAACGGGGCTCATTGCCGCTTCCAAGCACTTCGGCATTCCCTTCATTTCGGAAAG AACCCCTGAGTggctgaaaaaaatatttgcacCGATCACCAAGAGTGAGAGGAATGGTCCTGTATTTCGCTTTTTTATTGATCTAGAAGATGCAG TTTCATATGTTGAAAAGCTGAATATTCCAAGTTGCGTGGTGGGTGCCTTTCGTCTTGATCTAGCATATAAACAATTCAAG GAAAAACCTCACTTGTTCCAGTTTGTTCCAAATGAGAAGCAG GTCAAGGCAGCCAATAAACTGCTGAAGACAATATCAGAGCATGGTGACAAGAAAAAGGTTGATGGGGTGCCTGTGTTTGGTGCCCAGAACTTAGATATTGCAATAGCAACTACAGATGGTATTAAATG TAGTGGTAGTAAATTTTCTACCAAAGCATGGAAAGTGAATATATTATGCTTACATTATTGCTCTTTGTTCAATCAG CGGCGGCGGGATGTGGTTGATGACAACTTAGCTGCAGAAGTGATTGAGGAAATGAGCGATAGGTTAGGGGAGCCTCCAGAG GTTCAGGAATTGCTAGACGAAATGGGCCACCCTAGTATACCATTAAGTGTTATTTCAAAAGCTGCAGGGCTTCAGTTTCAGTATACTGTCGACAAAGTATTACTGGGTAATAGGTGGTTGCGGAAAGCAACAGGCATACAACCAAAATTTCCATATATGGTTGACTCATTTGAGAGAAG AAGTGAAGCTTCTCTTCTGAGAGCTACAGAGTCAAGCAGCTGCCTTGAGAACTCTAAAGTGGAAGATGATAGGCAAATTTCTGAATGCTTAGACTCTTCTAATTGCAGTTTGGATGGTAATACTGAAGCAATCAAACAACCTAGTCCAAGCTTAAGTCTACCATTTGGTAATTGGTTTCATCACCTATGGCCGAAACAGTGTCGTGAAAAAGCAAGCTCATCTAGAAAAGGTGTAaataaggaagaaatgaaaCCAAGACCCATTCTTCCAAAAGTTACAATGGTTGGTCTCTCTACAGAAGAAGCAGGCCAAACGAGCAAAGCTAATTTAAAGAAGACAATGGACGATTTGACAAGAGAGTTGGAGAAGACAGAACTAGATATTATGACAGATGGTGGCAGTAAAGAGTGCAAAGTAGAAGATAGGGATCCACTATTTGTGGCAAATGGGGGAAATTACTATTCTAGTATGAGGAGAAAACCAGGATCTGGTCGCTAG
- the LOC100781797 gene encoding pentatricopeptide repeat-containing protein At4g21190: MLALTDSPLLIAKTFEAIKIPTSTRGTVLCAAKGQRPRYPRVWKTHKKIGTISKAAKLVNSIKELSNVKEEVYGALDSYVAWELEFPLITVKKALKTLESEQEWKRVIQVTKWMLSKGQGKTMGSYFTLLNALVEDDRLDEAEELWTKLLMQYMESLPRRFFDKMISIYHKRGMHEKMFEIFADMEELCLRPNIAVVSMIGDAFKELGMLDKYQKLHAKYPPPQWEYRYIRGKRVKVKVEVQSNQVNTYIERHGNVEPNSDLNKNYRLSEKTSEIVDQQLRQDANVISMKPEQISGINNNYRSEETSDMIDDQQLGQEADVISMELEQISDDSYDSMEPIFNV, encoded by the exons ATGCTTGCGCTGACAGATTCTCCTCTACTTATTGCTAAAACATTTGAAGCAATTAAAATACCAACAAGTACACGAGGCACTGTG TTATGTGCTGCAAAAGGTCAAAGACCAAGATATCCCCGAGTTTGGAAGACCCATAAAAAAATTGGGACCATTTCCAAGGCTGCCAAGCTTGTTAACTCT ATTAAGGAGCTGTCAAATGTCAAAGAGGAAGTTTATGGAGCTCTTGATTCCTATGTTGCTTGGGAATTAGAGTTCCCTTTAATTACAGTGAAAAAGGCTCTCAAGACCCTAGAATCCGAACAAGAATGGAAGCGGGTAATACAG GTAACAAAGTGGATGCTAAGCAAAGGTCAAGGGAAGACAATGGGAAGCTATTTCACATTACTTAATGCTTTAGTAGAGGATGACCGTCTTGATGAAGCTGAAGAGCTTTGGACGAAGTTATTAATGCAGTACATGGAAAGCTTGCCTCGtagattttttgataaaatgatATCTATCTACCATAAGAGGGGCATGCATGAGAAGATGTTTGAG ATATTTGCCGACATGGAGGAGCTTTGTCTTCGACCTAATATTGCTGTTGTCTCGATGATTGGGGATGCCTTCAAAGAGCTGGGTATGCTAGACAAATACCAGAAGTTACATGCAAAATATCCACCACCACAATGGGAATACAGATACATCAGAGGAAAGCGTGTAAAAGTCAAAGTGGAAGTTCAGTCTAATCAGGTCAACACATACATAGAAAGGCATGGGAATGTTGAACCAAACTCAGACTTAAACAAGAATTATAGATTATCTGAAAAGACTTCAGAGATAGTCGATCAACAACTCAGACAGGATGCGAATGTAATATCCATGAAACCTGAACAAATTTCAGGCATAAACAACAATTATAGATCTGAAGAGACTTCAGACATGATTGATGATCAGCAACTTGGACAGGAAGCAGATGTAATATCCATGGAACTTGAACAAATTTCAGATGATTCATATGACAGTATGGAACCTATTTTCAATGTATAA
- the LOC100797355 gene encoding uncharacterized protein isoform X1, whose amino-acid sequence MSSTQSKPSSVNARGMALPSEPHRRRRHNHNHISTFLQSTASNFASLFNPPNPPSLTLPHPPTSVSLPLFFAPPLSGSSTVDSATSKPAHPPAKSVRIARLGANGKGGGGPVFLGEVFSLCDLSGTGLIAASKHFGIPFISERTPEWLKKIFAPITKSERNGPVFRFFIDLEDAVSYVEKLNIPSCVVGAFRLDLAYKQFKEKPHLFQFVPNEKQVKAANKLLKTISEHGDKKKVDGVPVFGAQNLDIAIATTDGIKWYTPYFFDKNMLDNILEDAVDQHFHNLIQTRHMQRRRDVVDDNLAAEVIEEMSDRLGEPPEVQELLDEMGHPSIPLSVISKAAGLQFQYTVDKVLLGNRWLRKATGIQPKFPYMVDSFERRSEASLLRATESSSCLENSKVEDDRQISECLDSSNCSLDGNTEAIKQPSPSLSLPFGNWFHHLWPKQCREKASSSRKGVNKEEMKPRPILPKVTMVGLSTEEAGQTSKANLKKTMDDLTRELEKTELDIMTDGGSKECKVEDRDPLFVANGGNYYSSMRRKPGSGR is encoded by the exons ATGAGTTCAACTCAATCCAAACCTTCATCCGTCAATGCCCGTGGCATGGCTCTGCCGTCCGAGCCTCACCGCCGTCGCcgccacaaccacaaccacatCTCCACCTTCCTCCAATCCACCGCCTCCAACTTCGCCTCTCTCTTCAACCCCCCAAACCCTCCCTCCCTGACTCTCCCGCACCCGCCCACCTCCGTCTCCCTCCCTCTCTTCTTCGCGCCTCCGCTCTCCGGTTCCTCCACCGTGGACTCAGCCACTTCCAAGCCCGCCCATCCCCCAGCAAAGTCAGTCCGCATCGCGCGGCTTGGTGCCAATGGAAAAGGCGGCGGCGGGCCAGTCTTCTTGGGGGAGGTGTTCAGCTTGTGCGACCTCTCCGGAACGGGGCTCATTGCCGCTTCCAAGCACTTCGGCATTCCCTTCATTTCGGAAAG AACCCCTGAGTggctgaaaaaaatatttgcacCGATCACCAAGAGTGAGAGGAATGGTCCTGTATTTCGCTTTTTTATTGATCTAGAAGATGCAG TTTCATATGTTGAAAAGCTGAATATTCCAAGTTGCGTGGTGGGTGCCTTTCGTCTTGATCTAGCATATAAACAATTCAAG GAAAAACCTCACTTGTTCCAGTTTGTTCCAAATGAGAAGCAG GTCAAGGCAGCCAATAAACTGCTGAAGACAATATCAGAGCATGGTGACAAGAAAAAGGTTGATGGGGTGCCTGTGTTTGGTGCCCAGAACTTAGATATTGCAATAGCAACTACAGATGGTATTAAATG GTACACTCCCTACTTCTTTGATAAAAACATGCTTGATAATATTCTTGAAGATGCTGTTGATCAACATTTCCATAACTTAATCCAAACTCGACACATGCAGCGGCGGCGGGATGTGGTTGATGACAACTTAGCTGCAGAAGTGATTGAGGAAATGAGCGATAGGTTAGGGGAGCCTCCAGAG GTTCAGGAATTGCTAGACGAAATGGGCCACCCTAGTATACCATTAAGTGTTATTTCAAAAGCTGCAGGGCTTCAGTTTCAGTATACTGTCGACAAAGTATTACTGGGTAATAGGTGGTTGCGGAAAGCAACAGGCATACAACCAAAATTTCCATATATGGTTGACTCATTTGAGAGAAG AAGTGAAGCTTCTCTTCTGAGAGCTACAGAGTCAAGCAGCTGCCTTGAGAACTCTAAAGTGGAAGATGATAGGCAAATTTCTGAATGCTTAGACTCTTCTAATTGCAGTTTGGATGGTAATACTGAAGCAATCAAACAACCTAGTCCAAGCTTAAGTCTACCATTTGGTAATTGGTTTCATCACCTATGGCCGAAACAGTGTCGTGAAAAAGCAAGCTCATCTAGAAAAGGTGTAaataaggaagaaatgaaaCCAAGACCCATTCTTCCAAAAGTTACAATGGTTGGTCTCTCTACAGAAGAAGCAGGCCAAACGAGCAAAGCTAATTTAAAGAAGACAATGGACGATTTGACAAGAGAGTTGGAGAAGACAGAACTAGATATTATGACAGATGGTGGCAGTAAAGAGTGCAAAGTAGAAGATAGGGATCCACTATTTGTGGCAAATGGGGGAAATTACTATTCTAGTATGAGGAGAAAACCAGGATCTGGTCGCTAG